The Betta splendens chromosome 7, fBetSpl5.4, whole genome shotgun sequence genome includes a window with the following:
- the LOC114859474 gene encoding UDP-galactose translocator-like isoform X1 encodes MAAATHSQGTGEKTAGRGQSEGNKRLKYLSLAVLVVQNATLILSIRYVRTLPGDRFFTTSAVVMAEVLKVLTCLLIILLQKRFSVKDTVLLLLDSIVLQYRDTLKLAVPSLIYTLQNNLQYIAISNLPAATFQVTYQLKILTTALFSVLMLRKSLSRVQWISLLLLFSGVAIVQMQQEGNKEASVKDSSGQNYMVGLVAVVISCLSSGFAGVYFEKILKGSSASVWIRNVQLGIFGTGLGLLGLWWNDGTDIAERGFLFGYTDMVWCVIFNQAFGGLLVAVVVKYADNILKGFATSFSIVVSTVTSIYLFGFHVDLLFIVGAGLVIGAVYMYSLPKGSSSPSSSSASSASSASPSKDEGAEMELFLPKDEGGIAATSTAVHLTD; translated from the exons ATGGCCGCAGCGACCCACAGCCAGGGGACGGGGGAGAAGACGGCGGGCCGGGGTCAGAGTGAAG GTAACAAGCGGTTGAAGTACCTCAGCCTCGCTGTGCTCGTGGTCCAAAATGCCACGCTCATTCTCAGCATTCGATACGTCCGCACGTTGCCGGGTGACCGCTTCTTCACAACGTCTGCCGTGGTCATGGCGGAGGTCCTAAAGGTGCTGACGTGTCTGCtcatcatcctgctgcagaAGAGAT TCAGTGTGAAGGatactgtgctgctgctgctcgactCCATCGTGCTCCAGTATAGGGACACTTTGAAGCTGGCCGTCCCATCGCTCATCTACACTCTGCAGAACAACCTGCAGTACATCGCCATCTCCAACCTTCCGGCCGCCACCTTCCAG GTGACCTACCAGCTCAAGATCCTCACCACGGCTCTGTTCAGTGTGTTGATGCTGAGAAAGTCTCTGTCCAGAGTCCAGTGGatttctcttcttctgctcttctCTGGTGTTGCCATCGTACAA atgcagcaggaggGTAACAAGGAGGCGTCGGTGAAGGACAGCTCTGGTCAGAACTACATGGTGGGTCTGGTTGCCGTGGTGATCAGCTGCCTTTCGTCAGGATTTGCTGGCGTTTACTTTGAGAAGATTCTGAAGGGGAGCTCTGCGTCGGTGTGGATCAGGAACGTGCAGCTGGGGATCTTCGGCACCGGGCTGGGCTTGTTGGGATTGTGGTGGAACGACGGCACCGACATTGCTGAACGCGGCTTCCTGTTTGGCTACACCGACATGGTGTGGTGTGTCATCTTCAACCAAGCATTTGGCGGCCTATTGGTGGCCGTGGTGGTGAAGTACGCCGACAACATCCTGAAGGGCTTCGCCACCTCCTTCTCCATAGTTGTCTCTACGGTGACGTCCATCTACCTGTTTGGTTTCCATGTGGACCTGCTTTTTATAGTGGGCGCAGGGCTCGTCATCGGCGCTGTCTACATGTACAGCCTCCCCAAAGGATCCTCGTCCCcgagcagctcctctgcctcctcggcATCTTCAGCATCTCCAAGCAAAGACGAAGGCGCTGAGATGGAGCTGTTTCTGCCAAA agaTGAGGGAGGCATCGCGGCAACTTCCACTGCCGTCCACCTCACAGACTAA
- the LOC114858648 gene encoding UDP-galactose translocator-like, producing MWLVQALNLTAFVSGDGGVRACVRVCVRACVCVCACVSVSVCVSVCVCVCVRACVRVCVRACVRVCVRVCVCVCVRVCVCVCVRVCVRACVCACVRACVCPCVCVCVRACVCVCVRVCVRVCVCVRVCVRACVCVCVRACVRVCVCVRAWVRACVCVRACVCVCVCVRACVCVRVCVRACVCVCVCPCVCVCVCVCVRACVRACVRVCACVRACVRACVRGPVVSVKDTVLLLLDSIVLQYRDTLKLAVPSLIYTLQNNLQYIAISNLPAATFQVTYQLKILTTALFSVLMLRKSLSRVQWISLLLLFSGVAIVQMQQEGNKEASVKDSSGQNYMVGLVAVVISCLSSGFAGVYFEKILKGSSASVWIRNVQLGIFGTGLGLLGLWWNDGTDIAERGFLFGYTDMVWCVIFNQAFGGLLVAVVVKYADNILKGFATSFSIVVSTVTSIYLFGFHVDLLFIVGAGLVIGAVYMYSLPKGSSSPSSSSASSASSASPSKDEGAEMELFLPKDEGGIAATSTAVHLTD from the exons ATGTGGCTGGTGCAGGCGCTGAACCTCACAGC GTTTGTTTCTGGTGATggtggtgtgcgtgcgtgcgtgcgtgtgtgtgtgcgtgcgtgcgtgtgtgtgtgtgcgtgtgtgtccgtgtccgtgtgtgtgtccgtgtgtgtgtgtgtgtgcgtgcgtgcgtgtgtgcgtgtgtgcgtgcgtgcgtgtgtgcgtgtgtgcgtgcgtgtgtgcgtgtgtgtgtgcgtgcgtgtgtgcgtgtgtgtgtgcgtgcgtgtgtgcgtgcgtgcgtgcgtgtgtgcgtgcgtgcgtgcatgtgtgtgtccgtgtgtgtgtgtgtgtgtgcgtgcgtgcgtgtgtgtgtgtgtccgtgtgtgtgtgcgtgtgtgtgtgtgcgtgcgtgtgtgtgtgcgtgcgtgcgtgtgtgtgtgcgtgcgtgcgtgcgtgcgtgtgtgtgtgtgcgtgcgtgcgtgggtgcgtgcgtgtgtgtgtgtgcgtgcgtgtgtgtgtgtgtgtgtgtgtgtgcgtgcgtgcgtgtgtgtccgtgtgtgtgtgcgtgcgtgtgtgtgtgtgtgtgtgtgtccgtgtgtgtgtgtgtgcgtgtgtgtgtgcgtgcgtgcgtgcgtgcgtgcgtgcgtgcgtgtgtgtgcgtgcgtgcgtgcgtgtgtgcgtgcgtgcgtgcgtggcccTGTAGTCAGTGTGAAGGatactgtgctgctgctgctcgactCCATCGTGCTCCAGTATAGGGACACTTTGAAGCTGGCCGTCCCATCGCTCATCTACACTCTGCAGAACAACCTGCAGTACATCGCCATCTCCAACCTTCCGGCCGCCACCTTCCAG GTGACCTACCAGCTCAAGATCCTCACCACGGCTCTGTTCAGTGTGTTGATGCTGAGAAAGTCTCTGTCCAGAGTCCAGTGGatttctcttcttctgctcttctCTGGTGTTGCCATCGTACAA atgcagcaggaggGTAACAAGGAGGCGTCGGTGAAGGACAGCTCTGGTCAGAACTACATGGTGGGTCTGGTTGCCGTGGTGATCAGCTGCCTTTCGTCAGGATTTGCTGGCGTTTACTTTGAGAAGATTCTGAAGGGGAGCTCTGCGTCGGTGTGGATCAGGAACGTGCAGCTGGGGATCTTCGGCACCGGGCTGGGCTTGTTGGGATTGTGGTGGAACGACGGCACCGACATTGCTGAACGCGGCTTCCTGTTTGGCTACACCGACATGGTGTGGTGTGTCATCTTCAACCAAGCATTTGGCGGCCTATTGGTGGCCGTGGTGGTGAAGTACGCCGACAACATCCTGAAGGGCTTCGCCACCTCCTTCTCCATAGTTGTCTCTACGGTGACGTCCATCTACCTGTTTGGTTTCCATGTGGACCTGCTTTTTATAGTGGGCGCAGGGCTCGTCATCGGCGCTGTCTACATGTACAGCCTCCCCAAAGGATCCTCGTCCCcgagcagctcctctgcctcctcggcATCTTCAGCATCTCCAAGCAAAGACGAAGGCGCTGAGATGGAGCTGTTTCTGCCAAA agaTGAGGGAGGCATCGCGGCAACTTCCACTGCCGTCCACCTCACAGACTAA
- the LOC114859474 gene encoding UDP-galactose translocator-like isoform X2 has protein sequence MAEVLKVLTCLLIILLQKRFSVKDTVLLLLDSIVLQYRDTLKLAVPSLIYTLQNNLQYIAISNLPAATFQVTYQLKILTTALFSVLMLRKSLSRVQWISLLLLFSGVAIVQMQQEGNKEASVKDSSGQNYMVGLVAVVISCLSSGFAGVYFEKILKGSSASVWIRNVQLGIFGTGLGLLGLWWNDGTDIAERGFLFGYTDMVWCVIFNQAFGGLLVAVVVKYADNILKGFATSFSIVVSTVTSIYLFGFHVDLLFIVGAGLVIGAVYMYSLPKGSSSPSSSSASSASSASPSKDEGAEMELFLPKDEGGIAATSTAVHLTD, from the exons ATGGCGGAGGTCCTAAAGGTGCTGACGTGTCTGCtcatcatcctgctgcagaAGAGAT TCAGTGTGAAGGatactgtgctgctgctgctcgactCCATCGTGCTCCAGTATAGGGACACTTTGAAGCTGGCCGTCCCATCGCTCATCTACACTCTGCAGAACAACCTGCAGTACATCGCCATCTCCAACCTTCCGGCCGCCACCTTCCAG GTGACCTACCAGCTCAAGATCCTCACCACGGCTCTGTTCAGTGTGTTGATGCTGAGAAAGTCTCTGTCCAGAGTCCAGTGGatttctcttcttctgctcttctCTGGTGTTGCCATCGTACAA atgcagcaggaggGTAACAAGGAGGCGTCGGTGAAGGACAGCTCTGGTCAGAACTACATGGTGGGTCTGGTTGCCGTGGTGATCAGCTGCCTTTCGTCAGGATTTGCTGGCGTTTACTTTGAGAAGATTCTGAAGGGGAGCTCTGCGTCGGTGTGGATCAGGAACGTGCAGCTGGGGATCTTCGGCACCGGGCTGGGCTTGTTGGGATTGTGGTGGAACGACGGCACCGACATTGCTGAACGCGGCTTCCTGTTTGGCTACACCGACATGGTGTGGTGTGTCATCTTCAACCAAGCATTTGGCGGCCTATTGGTGGCCGTGGTGGTGAAGTACGCCGACAACATCCTGAAGGGCTTCGCCACCTCCTTCTCCATAGTTGTCTCTACGGTGACGTCCATCTACCTGTTTGGTTTCCATGTGGACCTGCTTTTTATAGTGGGCGCAGGGCTCGTCATCGGCGCTGTCTACATGTACAGCCTCCCCAAAGGATCCTCGTCCCcgagcagctcctctgcctcctcggcATCTTCAGCATCTCCAAGCAAAGACGAAGGCGCTGAGATGGAGCTGTTTCTGCCAAA agaTGAGGGAGGCATCGCGGCAACTTCCACTGCCGTCCACCTCACAGACTAA